A single Branchiostoma floridae strain S238N-H82 chromosome 11, Bfl_VNyyK, whole genome shotgun sequence DNA region contains:
- the LOC118426063 gene encoding ribosomal RNA small subunit methyltransferase NEP1-like yields the protein MAAPRRKFDGDGKFDVPEPKKKKTLHEKDQEKRLIVVLEKASLEAVKNGKSYELLNCDKHKGLMRKHNKDPSLCRPDIAHQCLLMLFDSPLNRAGLLQVYVHTENNVLIEIHPQTRIPRTFERFAGLMVQLLHKFSIRASDGPNKLLKVIKNPVTDHLPTGCTKIGMSFHADSVVNPRDLVPADKPIVLVIGAMAHGSVDSDYIEKSLSISNYPLSGALTCAKVCSAFEEVWGVV from the exons ATGGCGGCCCCCAGGAGAAAATTCGACGGAGACGGAAAGTTCGATGTGCCAGAgcctaaaaagaagaaaacattgcaCGAAAAGGATCAAGAGAAGCGTCTCATCGTCGTACTGGAAAAGGCTTCTTTAGAAGCAGTCAAG AATGGGAAGAGCTACGAGCTTCTCAACTGTGACAAACACAAGGGGCTGATGAGAAAACACAACAAGGACCCCTCGCTGTGCCGACCAGACATCGCTCATCAG TGTCTACTGATGTTGTTTGACAGCCCTTTAAACAGAGCTGGTCTCCTACAAGTCTATGTCCACACAGAGAACAACGTACTGATAGAAATCCACCCGCAAACAAGAATCCCCCGGACTTTTGAAAGATTTGCTGGTCTTATGG TTCAGCTGCTGCATAAGTTCAGCATCAGAGCTTCTGATGGACCTAACAAGTTGTTGAAG GTCATCAAAAACCCAGTGACGGACCACTTACCGACAGGCTGTACCAAGATCGGCATGTCCTTCCACGCGGATTCCGTGGTGAACCCACGTGATCTCGTTCCCGCTGACAAACCAATCGTCTTGGTGATCGGTGCCATGGCCCACGGTTCG GTGGACTCAGACTACATAGAGAAGTCCCTGTCCATCAGTAACTATCCCCTGTCAGGAGCTCTCACATGTGCCAAGGTCTGCAGTGCCTTTGAGGAGGTTTGGGGCGTGGTTTAA